The Triticum dicoccoides isolate Atlit2015 ecotype Zavitan chromosome 6A, WEW_v2.0, whole genome shotgun sequence genome has a window encoding:
- the LOC119315692 gene encoding NADH-ubiquinone oxidoreductase chain 1-like has product MAFVQRRKGPDVVGSFGLLQPLANGLKLILKEPISPSSANFSLFRMAPVATFMFSLVAWAVVPFDYGMVLSDPNIGLLYLFAISSLGVYGIIIAGWSSKTGGGRSVAYDIRTNWSKMGLCRRC; this is encoded by the coding sequence ATGGCTTTTGTGCAACGTCGAAAGGGTCCTGATGTAGTGGGATCGTTCGGATTGTTACAACCTCTAGCAAATGGTTTGAAATTGATTCTAAAAGAACCTATTTCACCAAGTAGTGCTAATTTCTCCCTTTTTAGAATGGCTCCAGTGGCTACATTTATGTTCAGTCTGGTCGCTTGGGCCGTTGTACCTTTTGATTATGGTATGGTATTGTCAGATCCGAACATAGGGCTACTTTATTTGTTTGCCATATCTTCGCTAGGTGTTTATGGAATAATTATAGCAGGATGGTCTAGTAAGACGGGGGGCGGCCGTTCGGTCGCCTATGATATACGGACCAATTGGTCAAAAATGGGTTTGTGCCGCAGGTGTTGA